In one Dehalococcoidia bacterium genomic region, the following are encoded:
- a CDS encoding translation factor GTPase family protein, translating into MRTLNLGILAHVDAGKTSLTERLLHAAGVIDAIGRVDEGTTQTDTLALERQRGITIKSAVVSFVINDVTVNLIDTPGHPDFIAEVERVLSVLDGAVLVISAVEGVQSQTRVLMRTLQRLRIPTLIFVNKIDRGGADGERVQREIAAKLTPAVVAMGSVRQPGTRHASFSPYGAADAAFTTTLSESLSEHDDALLADYVDGAAAVSYGRLRGELAAQSKRALVHPVFFGSAITGAGVDSLIAGVAELLPAAEGDGDGPISGAVFKVERGQAGEKITYLRMFSGVVRTRDRLPGCGGSEQKITAISVFEHGSTVRREAVVAGQIGKLWGLDDIRIGDQIGRPRTTTAQHYFAPPTLESVIMPRHPADRAALHLALGQLAEQDPLINLRQDDLRQELYVSLYGEVQKEVIGATLANDFGLAVEFRDTTTICIERPIGAGAAVETMHMPPNPFLATVGLRIEPAAINSGVAFRLAAAVHGRMPAAFFKAVEDTVYATLRQGIHGWQVTDCTVTMTHAGYLGKHGLGHQYFNKSMSSTGEDFRKLTPLVVISALQQAGAAVYEPMHRFRLEIPADSFGAAAPAFARLSAVPQTQELRGATYLLEGEIPAARVHELRQLLPALTRGEGVLECSFDSYELVRGVIPTRPRTDHNPLNREEYLLHVMRRV; encoded by the coding sequence ATGCGAACCTTGAACCTCGGTATTTTGGCGCATGTAGACGCGGGTAAAACCAGCCTGACCGAGCGGCTGCTCCACGCGGCCGGTGTGATCGACGCGATCGGCCGCGTCGATGAGGGAACCACCCAGACCGATACCCTGGCGCTGGAACGGCAACGCGGCATCACGATCAAGTCCGCCGTGGTGTCGTTCGTCATCAATGATGTCACGGTCAACCTGATCGACACGCCGGGCCACCCGGACTTCATCGCCGAGGTGGAACGGGTGTTGAGCGTGCTCGACGGCGCGGTGCTGGTGATCTCGGCCGTCGAGGGCGTGCAGTCGCAGACGCGCGTGCTGATGCGGACGCTGCAGCGGCTGCGCATTCCCACCCTGATCTTCGTCAACAAGATCGACCGCGGCGGCGCAGACGGCGAGCGCGTCCAGCGGGAGATCGCCGCGAAGCTGACGCCGGCGGTCGTCGCCATGGGCTCGGTGCGCCAGCCCGGCACGCGGCATGCCAGCTTCTCCCCGTACGGCGCGGCCGATGCGGCCTTCACGACCACATTGTCCGAGTCACTGTCTGAGCACGACGATGCGCTGCTCGCGGACTATGTCGACGGCGCGGCGGCGGTCTCATACGGCCGGCTCCGGGGAGAGCTTGCAGCGCAAAGCAAGCGTGCACTGGTGCATCCGGTCTTCTTCGGGTCGGCGATCACCGGCGCGGGGGTGGACTCGCTGATTGCCGGCGTTGCGGAGTTGCTGCCCGCGGCCGAGGGCGACGGCGACGGTCCGATTTCCGGCGCCGTCTTCAAGGTCGAGCGCGGGCAGGCCGGTGAGAAGATCACCTACCTCCGCATGTTTTCGGGAGTCGTGCGCACACGCGATCGTCTGCCGGGCTGCGGGGGCAGCGAGCAGAAGATCACCGCGATCAGCGTGTTCGAGCATGGCTCAACCGTCCGCCGCGAGGCGGTCGTCGCAGGGCAGATCGGCAAGCTCTGGGGTCTGGACGACATCCGCATCGGTGACCAGATCGGCAGGCCGCGAACGACCACGGCGCAGCACTACTTCGCCCCGCCGACGCTGGAGTCGGTGATTATGCCGCGGCATCCGGCCGACAGGGCCGCGCTGCACCTCGCACTCGGCCAGCTCGCCGAGCAGGATCCCCTGATCAACCTGCGGCAGGACGATCTGCGGCAAGAGCTCTATGTATCGCTCTACGGTGAGGTGCAGAAAGAAGTCATCGGGGCCACGCTGGCGAACGACTTCGGCCTCGCCGTCGAATTTCGCGACACAACCACAATATGCATCGAACGACCGATCGGCGCCGGCGCGGCCGTCGAGACGATGCACATGCCGCCCAACCCCTTCCTCGCCACCGTCGGGCTGCGCATCGAGCCGGCCGCAATCAACAGCGGTGTAGCGTTCCGGCTGGCGGCTGCGGTTCACGGCAGGATGCCCGCGGCGTTCTTTAAGGCCGTCGAGGACACGGTGTACGCCACGCTGCGCCAGGGCATCCATGGCTGGCAGGTGACGGACTGCACCGTGACGATGACCCACGCCGGCTACCTGGGCAAGCACGGCCTCGGCCATCAGTACTTCAACAAGAGCATGTCGAGCACCGGCGAAGACTTCCGCAAGCTGACTCCGCTGGTGGTGATCAGCGCGCTGCAACAGGCCGGCGCGGCGGTCTACGAGCCGATGCACCGCTTCCGGCTGGAGATTCCCGCAGATTCGTTCGGGGCGGCGGCGCCCGCATTCGCGCGTCTGAGCGCCGTTCCGCAGACACAGGAACTCCGGGGTGCGACGTACCTGCTGGAGGGTGAGATCCCGGCGGCGCGGGTGCACGAGCTGCGACAACTGCTGCCGGCGCTGACTCGCGGCGAAGGCGTGCTGGAGTGCAGCTTCGACAGCTACGAACTGGTCCGTGGCGTGATCCCGACGCGGCCGCGGACGGACCATAACCCGCTCAACCGCGAAGAATACCTGCTGCACGTCATGCGGCGGGTTTAG